From a region of the Desmodus rotundus isolate HL8 chromosome 7, HLdesRot8A.1, whole genome shotgun sequence genome:
- the ARF6 gene encoding ADP-ribosylation factor 6 — translation MGKVLSKIFGNKEMRILMLGLDAAGKTTILYKLKLGQSVTTIPTVGFNVETVTYKNVKFNVWDVGGQDKIRPLWRHYYTGTQGLIFVVDCADRDRIDEARQELHRIINDREMRDAIILIFANKQDLPDAMKPHEIQEKLGLTRIRDRNWYVQPSCATSGDGLYEGLTWLTSNYKS, via the coding sequence ATGGGGAAGGTGCTATCCAAGATCTTCGGGAACAAGGAAATGCGGATCCTCATGTTGGGCCTGGACGCGGCCGGCAAGACAACGATCCTGTACAAGTTGAAGCTGGGCCAGTCGGTGACCACCATCCCCACCGTGGGTTTCAACGTGGAGACGGTGACTTACAAAAATGTCAAGTTCAACGTGTGGGATGTGGGCGGCCAGGACAAGATCCGGCCGCTCTGGCGGCATTACTACACCGGGACCCAGGGTCTGATCTTCGTTGTGGACTGCGCCGACCGCGACCGCATCGACGAGGCCCGCCAGGAGCTGCACCGCATTATCAATGACCGGGAGATGAGGGACGCCATAATCCTCATCTTCGCCAACAAGCAGGACCTGCCTGATGCCATGAAACCCCACGAGATCCAGGAGAAACTGGGCCTGACCCGGATTCGGGACAGGAACTGGTATGTGCAGCCCTCCTGTGCCACCTCGGGGGACGGACTCTATGAGGGGCTCACATGGTTAACCTCTAACTACAAATCCTAA